One segment of Phycisphaerae bacterium DNA contains the following:
- a CDS encoding efflux RND transporter periplasmic adaptor subunit encodes MLRKRSIRVLGIPFIGLGVLVWGCDRAGAPAATSAPATQGACAKHGLTPDQCPFCNPVIIKEQGECGEHGVPEALCSRCRPFLVAAFKIENDWCAGHDLPESQCVLCNPELANAMPTAAMPPKQIELVASTDEQPRSTRPPSVTCKNNSLRVRFNSPGIAKQAGLEFEEVERRPLTATVACNAAVAYDGNHYARVTPRASGIVREVEKDLGDAVKAGDVLAVIESAELASATAEYLQAVARLNLWDKNHERTHDLVKQGISAAKEDLEAEAKLEESRLALATARQKVKSLGLKEDEIKGLAQDSETEGLLAMRAPFDGIVVERSAVVGEAVDTMRPLFAIADTSRMWALLDVYESDLALIRLGQPVILTVGGVRGESFAGSITWISTQLDARTRTLKARAELENPDGRLRANMFGQALVTIRQGDDRVVVPKSAVQWDGCCNVVFVRQNDQLFVPHPLRLGYAAEDYYEVLEGVEPGATIVTQGSFLLKTELMKGNIGAGCCEVDHLAK; translated from the coding sequence ATGCTGCGTAAAAGGTCTATCCGCGTGCTCGGAATCCCGTTTATCGGGTTGGGCGTGCTTGTATGGGGCTGCGATCGCGCGGGAGCGCCGGCGGCGACATCTGCACCGGCTACGCAAGGGGCATGCGCAAAGCACGGTCTGACGCCGGACCAATGTCCTTTTTGCAATCCCGTCATCATCAAAGAGCAGGGCGAGTGCGGGGAGCATGGCGTGCCGGAGGCGCTATGCAGCCGTTGCCGGCCGTTTCTGGTGGCGGCGTTCAAGATCGAGAACGACTGGTGCGCCGGTCATGACCTGCCGGAATCGCAGTGCGTCCTCTGTAACCCGGAGTTGGCCAATGCCATGCCCACCGCCGCGATGCCGCCGAAGCAGATTGAGCTCGTCGCGTCGACGGATGAGCAGCCGCGAAGCACGCGCCCGCCGTCGGTCACGTGCAAGAACAATTCCCTGCGGGTGCGTTTCAACTCGCCCGGGATCGCCAAACAGGCCGGGCTGGAGTTTGAAGAAGTAGAGCGCCGCCCGCTGACGGCCACGGTGGCCTGTAACGCCGCGGTCGCCTACGACGGCAATCACTATGCCCGCGTGACGCCGCGGGCTTCGGGGATCGTCCGCGAGGTCGAAAAAGACCTCGGCGATGCGGTGAAGGCCGGGGATGTCCTAGCGGTCATTGAATCGGCGGAGCTTGCGTCGGCGACAGCGGAGTATTTGCAGGCCGTGGCACGGCTGAACCTGTGGGACAAGAACCACGAGCGGACACACGACCTCGTCAAGCAGGGCATTTCCGCCGCGAAGGAGGATTTGGAGGCCGAGGCGAAGCTGGAGGAGAGCCGGCTGGCCCTGGCGACCGCGCGGCAGAAGGTCAAGAGCCTGGGACTGAAGGAGGACGAGATCAAGGGATTGGCGCAGGACAGCGAGACGGAGGGATTGCTGGCGATGCGCGCGCCGTTTGACGGGATCGTCGTCGAACGGTCGGCCGTCGTGGGCGAGGCGGTCGATACGATGCGACCGCTCTTTGCGATCGCCGATACGAGCCGGATGTGGGCGCTGCTCGACGTCTATGAAAGCGACTTGGCGCTGATTCGCCTCGGGCAGCCCGTGATTCTGACGGTCGGCGGAGTGCGCGGGGAATCGTTCGCCGGATCGATCACGTGGATCAGCACGCAACTGGACGCGCGGACGCGGACGCTGAAGGCGCGGGCGGAGTTGGAGAATCCGGACGGTCGTTTGCGGGCGAACATGTTCGGCCAGGCGCTGGTCACGATACGCCAGGGCGACGATCGGGTCGTCGTGCCCAAGTCGGCCGTGCAATGGGATGGGTGCTGCAACGTGGTCTTTGTACGTCAGAACGATCAGCTCTTCGTGCCGCATCCCCTACGATTGGGCTACGCGGCGGAGGACTACTACGAGGTGCTGGAAGGCGTGGAGCCGGGAGCGACGATCGTGACGCAGGGCAGCTTCCTGCTAAAGACGGAACTGATGAAGGGAAATATCGGGGCGGGATGTTGCGAGGTCGATCATCTCGCGAAGTAG
- a CDS encoding NCS1 family nucleobase:cation symporter-1 codes for MTAKDTPVDPALIESDGHSPLVSVTGGIHELTYAPVESSYHNEDLAPTKLADRKWGLKDIAALWISMAACVPTYMLASSLIAGGMNWWQAVLTVFLGNVIVLIPMVLNAHAGTKYGIPFPVYCRSSFGILGANVPAMLRALVACGWFGIQTWIGGWAIYSILAVFFPAWRQLPDTALGINLAEFACFLFFWGINIFVIYKGIESIRILLNIKAPLLIVLGLALLWWAYDRAGGFGSMLNQPSEFSSGGEQEGEFWSFFIPALTANVGFWATLSLNIPDFTRYSYSQRDQVLGQTIGLPATMGLYSFIGVAVTSAAFVIYGEDKSLWDPIVLLSRFENRAVLVVAMFALCLATLATNIAANVVSPANDFAHLWPKRINFRIGGYITGVIGVVMMPWRLVEDPNGYIFTWLVAYSGLLGAVGGVLIADYFVIRKTRLHLHGLYVKDGPYWYTGGFNPIALIALVLGIAPCVPGFIGTVAPSIKVPDFWIQMYHYAWFISFGISFLVYAALMKCVAPASVAPAAGR; via the coding sequence ATGACCGCCAAAGACACCCCCGTCGACCCCGCCCTCATCGAGTCGGACGGTCATTCGCCCCTCGTCAGCGTGACCGGCGGCATCCATGAACTCACCTACGCGCCGGTCGAATCGTCCTATCACAACGAAGACTTGGCTCCGACGAAGCTCGCGGATCGTAAATGGGGCCTGAAGGACATCGCCGCGCTGTGGATCTCCATGGCGGCCTGCGTTCCGACCTACATGCTTGCCTCCAGCCTGATCGCCGGCGGCATGAACTGGTGGCAGGCCGTCCTCACCGTATTCCTCGGCAACGTGATCGTCCTCATCCCCATGGTGCTCAACGCCCACGCCGGCACCAAGTACGGCATCCCATTTCCCGTCTATTGCCGTTCGTCGTTCGGCATCCTCGGCGCCAACGTCCCCGCGATGCTCCGCGCCCTCGTTGCCTGCGGCTGGTTCGGCATCCAGACCTGGATCGGGGGCTGGGCCATCTATTCGATCCTCGCTGTCTTTTTCCCGGCGTGGCGACAATTGCCGGATACGGCTCTAGGCATCAACCTGGCCGAGTTCGCCTGTTTTCTTTTCTTCTGGGGCATCAACATCTTCGTCATCTACAAGGGCATCGAGTCCATCCGCATCCTGCTCAACATCAAGGCCCCCCTGCTCATCGTCCTCGGTCTCGCCCTGCTCTGGTGGGCCTATGACCGCGCCGGCGGGTTCGGTTCCATGCTCAATCAGCCGTCGGAATTCAGCTCCGGCGGCGAGCAGGAAGGCGAATTCTGGTCCTTCTTCATCCCCGCCCTCACCGCCAACGTCGGCTTCTGGGCCACCCTCTCCCTCAACATCCCGGACTTCACGCGGTACTCGTATTCCCAGCGCGATCAGGTATTGGGGCAAACCATCGGCCTTCCTGCGACGATGGGCCTGTATTCCTTCATTGGCGTCGCGGTCACCTCCGCCGCCTTTGTCATCTACGGCGAAGACAAGAGCCTCTGGGACCCGATCGTGCTGCTCTCGCGTTTCGAGAATCGCGCCGTGCTGGTTGTCGCCATGTTCGCCCTGTGCCTGGCGACGCTGGCCACCAACATCGCCGCCAATGTCGTCAGCCCGGCCAATGACTTCGCCCACCTCTGGCCGAAGCGAATCAACTTCCGCATCGGCGGCTACATCACCGGCGTCATCGGCGTCGTGATGATGCCCTGGCGGCTCGTCGAAGACCCGAATGGTTATATTTTCACGTGGCTCGTGGCCTACTCCGGTCTCCTCGGCGCGGTCGGCGGCGTCCTCATCGCCGACTACTTCGTCATCCGCAAAACCCGCCTCCACCTGCACGGTCTATACGTCAAGGATGGCCCTTACTGGTACACCGGAGGCTTCAATCCCATCGCCCTCATCGCGCTGGTCCTCGGCATCGCCCCCTGCGTCCCCGGCTTCATCGGCACGGTCGCTCCCTCCATCAAGGTCCCCGATTTCTGGATTCAGATGTACCACTACGCCTGGTTCATCAGCTTCGGGATTTCGTTTCTGGTGTACGCCGCGCTGATGAAGTGTGTTGCCCCGGCAAGTGTGGCACCGGCTGCTGGCCGGTGA
- a CDS encoding TIR domain-containing protein has translation MAKVKKTPSASGSESSTKRSYLKQADVPAASLDDALRIPQAIVDNYAGKPTPPLQLAKALDVDPKGSQIRLLTGAAIAFGLVDGGAQAASISVTELARQIVRPTAEGADVAAKREAVLKPRIFCDFLRQYDGNAFPRSDIAMNVLEGMGVPREKTAEVLERIDASARSVGFIEEIKGKNYVTLQGAVTPPSESTETTPLGEPESELPVRDTPRTPAAPPAVQPKGAEFTAAIVDDFRRRRVFITHGKSRDLVDPIKKLLEFGELEAVVSVDRQSVSKPVPEKVMGDMRGCGAAIIHVDADRTIVDKDGNEHVVLNPNVLIEIGAAMAFYGKRFILLVREGVKLPSNLQGLYEVRYSNDTLDAGATIKLLEAIKDIKNYPLPGQEVES, from the coding sequence ATGGCGAAAGTAAAGAAGACGCCCTCGGCAAGTGGCTCAGAGTCCTCTACCAAACGGTCATACCTAAAGCAGGCGGACGTACCGGCAGCGTCCCTCGATGATGCGCTGCGGATACCTCAAGCAATCGTTGACAACTATGCCGGAAAACCCACGCCCCCTCTTCAGCTTGCGAAGGCGCTCGACGTTGATCCGAAGGGGTCCCAGATTCGCCTGCTAACCGGAGCGGCAATCGCTTTCGGTTTGGTCGATGGCGGCGCTCAAGCCGCCTCAATATCCGTAACCGAGCTAGCGCGGCAGATAGTGCGCCCGACTGCTGAAGGGGCCGATGTAGCAGCGAAACGTGAGGCTGTTCTTAAGCCGCGTATTTTTTGTGATTTCTTGCGCCAGTACGATGGTAACGCATTTCCTCGTTCGGACATCGCCATGAACGTTCTAGAGGGAATGGGGGTCCCTCGTGAAAAGACGGCCGAGGTACTGGAGCGGATTGATGCGTCGGCGCGCTCTGTTGGTTTTATCGAAGAGATCAAGGGAAAAAACTACGTCACCCTGCAGGGTGCAGTGACACCGCCGTCAGAATCGACAGAGACAACTCCTCTGGGAGAACCAGAGAGTGAACTACCTGTTCGTGACACGCCCCGGACACCGGCGGCACCTCCGGCAGTTCAGCCAAAGGGCGCTGAATTCACGGCGGCTATTGTTGATGACTTCCGCCGCCGACGGGTGTTCATAACGCATGGGAAGAGTCGGGACCTAGTCGACCCGATCAAAAAGCTCCTTGAGTTTGGTGAACTCGAAGCCGTCGTATCTGTGGACCGACAGTCAGTATCGAAACCAGTCCCTGAAAAGGTGATGGGCGACATGCGGGGCTGTGGAGCTGCAATCATCCACGTCGATGCCGACCGCACGATTGTGGACAAAGACGGCAACGAGCATGTCGTGCTCAATCCAAACGTTCTCATTGAGATTGGCGCTGCGATGGCTTTTTACGGTAAACGCTTTATTCTGCTCGTTCGCGAGGGCGTAAAACTCCCGTCAAATCTGCAAGGGCTGTATGAGGTTCGCTATTCGAACGACACCTTGGATGCGGGCGCTACTATCAAGCTCTTAGAGGCGATCAAAGACATCAAGAACTACCCACTTCCTGGGCAGGAAGTTGAAAGCTAA